Proteins found in one Candidatus Poribacteria bacterium genomic segment:
- the hypD gene encoding hydrogenase formation protein HypD, with the protein MRKLEYLREFRSAQVVKRLSEIIHDLSSSLRERTTLMEVCGTHTMTIARFGIRSLMPEEVRLISGPGCPVCVTPNEYLDRAIALSRLPDVTITTFGDMMRVPGSSSSLEREKALGADIRVVYSTLDALKVARDNPSRKVIFLGVGFETTAPTIAAAIKIAYQEGLSNFYVLCAHKIIPPAMEALVQTEDLELSGFICPGHVSTIIGSNPYKPIAHRYHIPCVISGFEPTDVMHSVEMLLRQIVEGRAEVEIQYDRVVRPEGNPKALRLMEEVFEVCDSNWRGIGVIPSSGLRIGGKFSELDADLAFEVEVEPTKEHPGCICGQILRGVKEPTDCPLFGKACTPRSPVGACMVSSEGTCAAYYKYGVIR; encoded by the coding sequence ATGAGGAAGCTGGAATATCTGAGGGAATTTCGCAGTGCCCAAGTCGTTAAGAGGCTTTCAGAGATCATACATGACCTCTCCTCATCGCTGAGGGAGAGAACCACGTTGATGGAAGTCTGCGGCACACACACGATGACGATCGCCCGGTTTGGGATCAGATCCCTCATGCCGGAGGAGGTCAGGTTGATCTCAGGGCCGGGGTGTCCGGTGTGTGTGACGCCGAACGAATATCTCGACAGGGCCATAGCGTTGAGCAGGCTTCCCGATGTGACGATAACGACGTTCGGCGATATGATGAGGGTTCCGGGATCAAGCTCCTCGCTTGAGCGGGAAAAGGCCTTGGGAGCCGACATCAGGGTGGTTTATTCCACATTGGACGCCTTAAAGGTGGCCAGAGACAACCCGTCGCGCAAGGTCATCTTTCTGGGAGTCGGGTTTGAGACGACGGCGCCGACGATCGCCGCAGCCATAAAGATCGCCTACCAGGAGGGACTGAGCAACTTCTACGTTCTCTGCGCCCATAAGATCATCCCCCCGGCTATGGAGGCGCTCGTCCAAACTGAAGATCTGGAGCTCAGCGGCTTTATCTGTCCCGGCCATGTGAGCACTATCATCGGATCGAATCCCTATAAACCGATCGCCCATAGATACCACATACCGTGCGTGATATCGGGATTTGAGCCGACAGATGTGATGCACTCGGTGGAGATGCTTCTACGGCAGATAGTTGAGGGCAGAGCCGAGGTGGAGATCCAGTATGATAGGGTCGTCAGGCCGGAGGGGAATCCGAAGGCATTGAGGCTTATGGAGGAGGTATTTGAGGTGTGTGATTCCAACTGGCGGGGTATAGGGGTGATCCCTTCGAGTGGACTCAGGATAGGGGGGAAGTTCTCCGAGCTGGACGCCGATCTGGCGTTTGAGGTCGAGGTCGAACCGACTAAGGAACACCCCGGCTGTATCTGTGGCCAGATCCTACGAGGCGTTAAGGAGCCGACGGACTGCCCTCTCTTCGGCAAAGCCTGCACTCCCCGCTCGCCTGTGGGGGCATGTATGGTCTCATCCGAGGGAACCTGCGCGGCATATTACAAATATGGGGTGATCCGATGA
- a CDS encoding CapA family protein yields MLSRGVGDKIESFGPTYPFERLRILLSSADITFANLECVISSNGDPMPEKEIRFRAVPEAVEGLMEAGIDVVSLANNHSFDYGRKALFETMDILAHSGIAYVGAGFDDLSASRPAYLSVKGYKVAFLAYSWDFFLTVKAGEDKPGVTVLAEEKLRKDLLMARRWADLIVVSAHWGWEYVDRPTQRDRKLARLAIDLGADLVVGHHPHVVQGVERYRGGLICYSLGNFIFDQRSPRTREGIILRCSFQDRRLERAELIPIEIDPKEHRPYPAIGLRAFSILSRIKRLSGKMGTEVIICRDKGLIPIEKGDEEAGISEGISQCPSR; encoded by the coding sequence ATGCTATCACGTGGAGTAGGCGATAAGATCGAATCGTTCGGCCCCACGTACCCGTTTGAGAGACTCAGAATCCTTTTGAGCTCAGCCGATATCACATTCGCAAACTTGGAATGTGTCATAAGCTCAAACGGCGATCCCATGCCCGAGAAGGAGATCAGATTTCGAGCCGTGCCTGAAGCGGTTGAGGGGCTGATGGAGGCTGGGATAGATGTCGTATCGCTGGCCAACAATCACTCCTTCGATTACGGTCGAAAGGCGTTGTTCGAAACGATGGATATACTCGCCCATTCAGGTATAGCCTATGTCGGAGCTGGGTTCGATGATCTCTCCGCATCCAGACCGGCGTATCTGTCGGTTAAAGGCTACAAGGTGGCTTTCCTCGCATACTCATGGGATTTCTTCCTGACGGTTAAGGCGGGGGAGGATAAACCCGGGGTAACCGTATTAGCCGAGGAGAAACTCAGGAAAGATCTGCTGATGGCGAGGAGATGGGCCGATCTGATCGTGGTCTCCGCCCATTGGGGATGGGAGTACGTCGATAGACCTACGCAGAGGGATAGGAAACTGGCTCGACTTGCTATCGATCTGGGGGCGGATCTGGTCGTCGGCCATCATCCACATGTCGTTCAAGGGGTCGAGCGATACAGAGGAGGGCTTATCTGCTACAGCCTTGGAAATTTCATCTTCGATCAACGCTCCCCAAGGACCAGGGAGGGGATTATCCTCAGATGTTCCTTCCAAGATCGAAGACTGGAAAGGGCTGAGCTCATCCCTATCGAAATAGATCCCAAGGAACACCGCCCATATCCGGCCATAGGTCTCAGGGCTTTCTCCATTCTCAGCAGGATCAAGAGGCTCTCTGGAAAGATGGGGACAGAGGTTATAATCTGCAGGGATAAAGGTCTAATTCCGATTGAGAAAGGAGATGAGGAAGCTGGAATATCTGAGGGAATTTCGCAGTGCCCAAGTCGTTAA